One genomic segment of Spirochaeta cellobiosiphila DSM 17781 includes these proteins:
- a CDS encoding M4 family metallopeptidase: MCQCYIPPYILENLAKCPDPFIRQKALDALQASAESRALRRALGTSVTNELSFVPRSTGCNRYIYDMNNQMAPLPGRLIRKEGEMDTQDKAANEAYLHSGIVYDFYKNICGRNSIDNRGMAMVSSVHLGKSYNNAFWSSNQMAYGDGDGQTFLRLTRALDVAGHEITHGVISYECNLEYEGEPGALNESFADVMGAIIEHWHNKISDPAKANWDMGELIMGSSPAKRLRTFKEEKAYVNDPYLGTDPQPKHYKNKYTGDSDHGGVHINSGIPNHAFYKIALLLGTPTWEKPGKIWYQTIRNLNSQSSFIEMAHMTYQVGGNLYGAKEQEAIRQGWHEVGIVI; the protein is encoded by the coding sequence ATGTGTCAATGTTACATCCCACCTTATATTCTTGAGAATTTAGCAAAGTGTCCTGATCCTTTTATTAGACAGAAGGCTCTGGATGCACTCCAGGCTTCTGCGGAAAGTAGAGCATTACGTAGAGCTTTAGGAACTTCTGTCACTAATGAATTATCTTTTGTGCCTCGTAGTACGGGCTGTAATAGATACATTTATGATATGAACAACCAAATGGCCCCCTTACCAGGGAGACTTATCAGAAAGGAAGGAGAGATGGATACACAAGATAAAGCAGCTAATGAAGCCTATCTTCATTCTGGTATTGTGTATGATTTTTATAAGAACATTTGTGGACGTAACTCCATTGATAATCGAGGGATGGCCATGGTATCAAGTGTCCATTTAGGCAAAAGCTATAATAACGCTTTCTGGTCTTCTAACCAAATGGCCTATGGAGATGGAGACGGACAGACTTTCCTTAGGTTAACAAGAGCCTTAGATGTGGCAGGTCACGAAATTACTCATGGAGTGATATCCTATGAATGTAACCTGGAATATGAGGGAGAACCTGGAGCCCTTAATGAAAGCTTTGCTGATGTTATGGGAGCAATCATTGAGCATTGGCATAACAAGATAAGTGACCCAGCTAAGGCCAACTGGGATATGGGTGAATTAATTATGGGATCAAGCCCTGCCAAACGGTTAAGAACCTTCAAAGAAGAAAAAGCCTATGTAAACGATCCTTATCTAGGGACTGATCCGCAACCCAAACATTATAAGAATAAATATACCGGAGACTCTGATCATGGTGGTGTTCATATTAATTCGGGAATCCCCAATCATGCTTTCTATAAAATAGCCTTACTTCTAGGAACTCCTACCTGGGAAAAACCAGGGAAAATATGGTATCAAACGATCAGGAATCTTAATTCACAAAGCAGTTTTATAGAAATGGCTCACATGACCTACCAAGTAGGGGGGAACCTTTACGGGGCTAAGGAACAAGAAGCAATACGTCAAGGCTGGCATGAAGTAGGAATAGTGATATAA